In a genomic window of Melopsittacus undulatus isolate bMelUnd1 chromosome 1, bMelUnd1.mat.Z, whole genome shotgun sequence:
- the ABHD3 gene encoding phospholipase ABHD3 isoform X1 — translation MDWQVLTRELSLYLESQVRVGLFGSGVGLSLVLGFGVAYACYYLSSIAKKPQLVATNDSFCRFLVEYCPVVTETYYPTIWCWEGRMQTLLRPFITSRPQVQYRNELIKTADGGQISLDWFDNNNSLYYPDASTRPTVLLLPGLTGTSKESYILHMIHQSKMLGYRCVVFNNRGIAGEELLTPRTYCASNTEDLEAVIRHVHNLHPSAPFIAAGVSMGGMLLLNYLGKTGRDTPLMAAAIFSAGWNVFESVESLEKPLNWLLFNYYLTTCLQSSISRHRQMLEKLFDMDLVMKARTVREFDKQFTSVMFGYRTIDDYYEDASPCRKLKSVGIPVLCLNSVDDVFSPGHAIPVETAKQNANIALVLTSCGGHIGFLEGVWPRKCTYMDRVFKQFVQAMFEHGNKIFSM, via the exons ATGGACTGGCAGGTGCTGACCAGGGAGCTGTCCCTCTACCTGGAGAGCCAGGTCCGAGTGGGGCTCTTCGGCTCCGGCGTAGGCTTGTCCTTGGTGCTGGGCTTCGGCGTCGCCTACGCCTGCTACTACCTCAGCAGCATAGCCAAG AAACCCCAGCTGGTGGCCACCAACGACAGCTTCTGCCGCTTTCTCGTGGAATATTGCCCTGTTGTGACGGAAACTTACTATCCCACGATTTGGTGCTGGGAAGGTCGGATGCAAACACTTCTTCGTCCCTTTATCACCTCTAGACCGCAAGTACAGTACAGGAA TGAGCTCATTAAAACAGCAGATGGAGGACAGATTTCATTGGATTGGTTTGATAATAACAACAGCTTATATTATCCGGATGCCAGCACAAGACCCACTGTCCTGTTATTGCCTGGCCTGACAGGAACAAGCAAGGAATCCTACATTCTTCACATGATCCATCAAAGCAAAATGCTGGGATATAG ATGCGTGGTTTTTAACAATCGGGGAATTGCTGGTGAGGAGCTATTG ACACCAAGGACCTACTGTGCCTCGAACACAGAGGATTTGGAGGCTGTTATTCGTCATGTACACAACTTGCACCCCTCAGCTCCATTCATAGCAGCAGGTGTTTCAATGGGAGG CATGCTTCTTTTAAATTACCTGGGCAAAACTGGCAGAGACACTCCTTTAATGGCAGCTGCAATTTTCTCTGCGGGTTGGAATGTTTTTGAATCTGTAGAATCTCTGGAGAAGCCACTAAACTGGCTTCTTTTCAACTATTACTTGACTACTTGTCTACAATCCTCTATCAGCAG gcaTCGACAAATGTTGGAGAAATTATTTGATATGGATCTCGTGATGAAG GCTAGAACTGTTAGAGAATTCGATAAACAGTTCACTTCAGTCATGTTTGGCTACCGTACAATTGATGATTACTATGAAGATGCTAGCCCATGTCGCAAGCTGAAGTCAGTAGGAATTCCGGTGTTGTGTCTAAACTCTGTGGATGATGTTTTCTCACCAGGTCATG ctATACCAGTAGAAACTGccaaacaaaatgcaaacattgcTTTGGTTCTGACTTCGTGTGGAGGCCATATCGGTTTCCTGGAAGGAGTATGGCCAAGGAAGTGCACTTACATGGACAGAGTCTTCAAGCAGTTTGTGCAAGCTATGTTCGAGCatggaaataaaatctttagCATGTAG
- the ABHD3 gene encoding phospholipase ABHD3 isoform X2: protein MDWQVLTRELSLYLESQVRVGLFGSGVGLSLVLGFGVAYACYYLSSIAKKPQLVATNDSFCRFLVEYCPVVTETYYPTIWCWEGRMQTLLRPFITSRPQVQYRNELIKTADGGQISLDWFDNNNSLYYPDASTRPTVLLLPGLTGTSKESYILHMIHQSKMLGYRCVVFNNRGIAGEELLTPRTYCASNTEDLEAVIRHVHNLHPSAPFIAAGVSMGGHRQMLEKLFDMDLVMKARTVREFDKQFTSVMFGYRTIDDYYEDASPCRKLKSVGIPVLCLNSVDDVFSPGHAIPVETAKQNANIALVLTSCGGHIGFLEGVWPRKCTYMDRVFKQFVQAMFEHGNKIFSM, encoded by the exons ATGGACTGGCAGGTGCTGACCAGGGAGCTGTCCCTCTACCTGGAGAGCCAGGTCCGAGTGGGGCTCTTCGGCTCCGGCGTAGGCTTGTCCTTGGTGCTGGGCTTCGGCGTCGCCTACGCCTGCTACTACCTCAGCAGCATAGCCAAG AAACCCCAGCTGGTGGCCACCAACGACAGCTTCTGCCGCTTTCTCGTGGAATATTGCCCTGTTGTGACGGAAACTTACTATCCCACGATTTGGTGCTGGGAAGGTCGGATGCAAACACTTCTTCGTCCCTTTATCACCTCTAGACCGCAAGTACAGTACAGGAA TGAGCTCATTAAAACAGCAGATGGAGGACAGATTTCATTGGATTGGTTTGATAATAACAACAGCTTATATTATCCGGATGCCAGCACAAGACCCACTGTCCTGTTATTGCCTGGCCTGACAGGAACAAGCAAGGAATCCTACATTCTTCACATGATCCATCAAAGCAAAATGCTGGGATATAG ATGCGTGGTTTTTAACAATCGGGGAATTGCTGGTGAGGAGCTATTG ACACCAAGGACCTACTGTGCCTCGAACACAGAGGATTTGGAGGCTGTTATTCGTCATGTACACAACTTGCACCCCTCAGCTCCATTCATAGCAGCAGGTGTTTCAATGGGAGG gcaTCGACAAATGTTGGAGAAATTATTTGATATGGATCTCGTGATGAAG GCTAGAACTGTTAGAGAATTCGATAAACAGTTCACTTCAGTCATGTTTGGCTACCGTACAATTGATGATTACTATGAAGATGCTAGCCCATGTCGCAAGCTGAAGTCAGTAGGAATTCCGGTGTTGTGTCTAAACTCTGTGGATGATGTTTTCTCACCAGGTCATG ctATACCAGTAGAAACTGccaaacaaaatgcaaacattgcTTTGGTTCTGACTTCGTGTGGAGGCCATATCGGTTTCCTGGAAGGAGTATGGCCAAGGAAGTGCACTTACATGGACAGAGTCTTCAAGCAGTTTGTGCAAGCTATGTTCGAGCatggaaataaaatctttagCATGTAG